The following proteins are co-located in the Thiohalospira halophila DSM 15071 genome:
- a CDS encoding response regulator transcription factor: MHIALLEDDPDQAALLCLWIEEAGHGCEAFATGEAFRAALDPNQHTVAVLDWMLPDTSGEEVLAWLRDQFGWELPVLFVTARDDEADVVTALRAGADDYMAKPIRREELIARLEALNRRRCGPEPASARPDQAVGHLTVDTAERTIRRHGEPVSLTQKEYELAAYLLANVGQLLARAQLLADVWGHSAVINTRTVDTHISRLRTKLGLIPENGWRLSAVYQHGYRLERLESAEESA, from the coding sequence TTGCATATCGCGCTACTGGAGGATGATCCGGACCAGGCAGCCCTGCTCTGCCTCTGGATCGAGGAGGCAGGACACGGCTGCGAGGCCTTCGCCACCGGCGAGGCCTTCCGCGCCGCCCTGGATCCGAACCAACACACCGTCGCCGTACTGGACTGGATGCTCCCCGATACCTCGGGGGAGGAGGTCCTCGCCTGGCTGCGCGACCAGTTCGGCTGGGAGCTGCCGGTCCTCTTCGTCACCGCCCGGGATGACGAGGCCGACGTGGTCACCGCCCTGCGCGCCGGCGCCGACGACTACATGGCCAAGCCCATCCGCCGGGAGGAGCTGATCGCCCGGCTGGAGGCGCTCAACCGCCGCCGCTGCGGCCCGGAGCCGGCCAGCGCCCGCCCCGACCAGGCGGTGGGCCACCTCACCGTGGACACCGCCGAGCGCACCATCCGCCGCCACGGCGAGCCGGTGTCGCTGACCCAGAAGGAGTACGAGCTGGCCGCCTACCTGCTGGCCAACGTGGGCCAGCTCCTGGCCCGCGCCCAGCTCCTGGCCGATGTCTGGGGCCACTCGGCGGTCATCAATACCCGCACCGTGGACACCCACATCAGCCGCCTGCGCACCAAGCTCGGGCTCATCCCGGAGAACGGCTGGCGGCTCTCCGCCGTCTACCAGCACGGCTACCGGCTGGAGCGGCTGGAGTCCGCCGAGGAATCGGCGTAG
- a CDS encoding lipocalin-like domain-containing protein, producing the protein MRMRFGWIAALLLLAACGGEPEAPAGGGGDVGELLGGGETAGYARATGERAFTFPPDHGPHPDYRQEWWYFTGNLESEQGRRLGYQITLFRNAVAPEAPDLDSAWATNQVWMGHLAVTDPEGGRFVFDERFARGALDQAGARAAPFAAWLGPWRIEAAGEGAGESGPPPFRIRAAGEDFRIDLTLEPGKPPVLHGDGGLSQKGPEAGNASWYYSLPRLPTRGQVAIRGEQWSVTGASWLDREWSTSALGEGQTGWDWFALQLADGRDLMIYQIREAGGESAPQSYATWMDAEGEREPALDFTAIELEPVAYWQSPETGARYPVEWRLALPGENEAWTVRAVQPAQELRTFVTYWEGAVDVRAAGEAIGRGYLEMTGYADSSADSSRSSR; encoded by the coding sequence ATGCGGATGCGATTTGGCTGGATAGCGGCCCTGCTCCTGCTGGCCGCCTGTGGCGGGGAGCCGGAGGCGCCCGCGGGCGGCGGGGGCGACGTGGGCGAACTCCTGGGCGGCGGCGAGACCGCCGGCTACGCCCGCGCCACCGGGGAGCGGGCCTTCACCTTCCCTCCCGACCACGGCCCCCATCCCGACTACCGCCAGGAGTGGTGGTACTTCACCGGCAACCTGGAGTCGGAGCAGGGCCGTCGGCTGGGCTACCAGATCACCCTCTTTCGCAACGCCGTGGCGCCGGAGGCGCCGGATCTCGACTCCGCCTGGGCCACCAACCAGGTATGGATGGGCCACCTGGCGGTCACGGATCCCGAGGGCGGGCGCTTCGTCTTCGACGAGCGCTTCGCCCGCGGGGCGCTGGACCAGGCCGGGGCGCGGGCGGCGCCCTTCGCCGCCTGGCTGGGCCCCTGGCGCATCGAGGCGGCCGGCGAGGGCGCCGGGGAGAGCGGACCGCCGCCCTTCCGGATCCGGGCGGCGGGGGAGGACTTCCGGATCGATCTCACCCTGGAGCCGGGGAAGCCGCCGGTCCTCCACGGCGACGGCGGCCTCTCGCAGAAGGGGCCGGAGGCCGGCAACGCCTCCTGGTACTACAGCCTGCCGCGCCTGCCCACCCGGGGCCAGGTGGCGATCCGGGGCGAGCAGTGGTCGGTGACCGGGGCGAGCTGGCTGGACCGGGAGTGGAGCACCAGCGCCCTGGGCGAGGGGCAGACCGGCTGGGACTGGTTTGCCCTCCAGCTCGCCGACGGCCGGGACCTGATGATCTACCAGATCCGCGAGGCCGGCGGGGAATCGGCGCCGCAGAGCTACGCCACCTGGATGGACGCCGAGGGTGAACGCGAGCCGGCGCTGGACTTCACGGCCATCGAGCTGGAGCCGGTGGCGTACTGGCAGAGCCCGGAGACCGGTGCGCGCTACCCGGTGGAATGGCGGCTGGCGCTGCCCGGCGAGAACGAGGCCTGGACGGTGCGCGCGGTGCAGCCCGCCCAGGAGCTACGGACCTTCGTGACCTACTGGGAAGGGGCGGTGGACGTGCGCGCCGCGGGCGAGGCCATCGGCCGCGGCTACCTGGAGATGACCGGCTACGCCGATTCCTCGGCGGACTCCAGCCGCTCCAGCCGGTAG
- a CDS encoding prenyltransferase has product MSSLEGPALEGTTGVAEGAGARRDPARWLVATRPPFLLAALPPVGIGLMTAGAAARPLGVLLTLLGAILAHAAANVLNDWADARSGTDAANRHRVPPFTGGAGLIQSGRLGEGATLALGLALVALGLVVATVLAMQAGIGLMAVVAAGALLGWGYSAPPLNLVGRGLGEVTVAVCFGGLLPLGVHWAVSGAPAWEPLVAGLPYGLVAAALLYINQFPDRLADARAGKHHWVVRLGTRRARRGYPLLLLAAAAALVIGVTRGAMPPSALLALVGLLPGIPATRRLWRDHRRPARLRPALAMTVALVLAFGALLVVGLAL; this is encoded by the coding sequence ATGTCGAGTCTGGAGGGGCCGGCGCTGGAAGGGACCACCGGCGTGGCAGAGGGGGCGGGCGCCCGGCGTGATCCGGCGCGCTGGCTCGTGGCAACGCGGCCGCCCTTCCTGCTGGCGGCCCTGCCGCCCGTGGGGATCGGGCTGATGACCGCCGGGGCCGCTGCCCGGCCGCTGGGGGTCCTGCTGACGCTGCTGGGGGCGATCCTCGCCCACGCGGCGGCCAATGTCCTCAACGACTGGGCCGACGCCCGCAGCGGCACCGATGCCGCCAACCGCCATCGCGTGCCTCCCTTCACCGGCGGCGCCGGCCTCATCCAGTCCGGCCGGCTGGGGGAGGGCGCCACCCTGGCCCTGGGGCTGGCGCTGGTGGCCCTGGGACTGGTGGTGGCCACGGTCCTGGCGATGCAGGCCGGCATCGGCCTGATGGCCGTGGTCGCCGCCGGGGCGCTCCTGGGCTGGGGCTATTCGGCGCCGCCGCTGAACCTGGTGGGGCGCGGTCTGGGCGAGGTTACCGTGGCCGTCTGCTTCGGCGGGCTGCTGCCGCTGGGCGTTCACTGGGCGGTGTCCGGGGCACCGGCGTGGGAGCCGCTGGTGGCCGGCCTGCCCTACGGGCTGGTGGCGGCGGCGCTGCTCTACATCAACCAGTTCCCCGACCGGCTCGCGGATGCCCGGGCCGGCAAGCACCACTGGGTGGTCCGGCTGGGCACCCGGCGAGCCCGCCGGGGCTATCCCCTGCTGCTGCTGGCCGCCGCGGCGGCCCTGGTGATCGGCGTTACCCGGGGCGCCATGCCGCCGTCGGCGCTCCTGGCCCTGGTGGGGCTCCTGCCCGGGATCCCCGCCACCCGTCGTCTATGGCGGGACCATCGACGCCCCGCCCGGCTGCGGCCGGCGCTGGCGATGACGGTGGCCCTGGTCCTCGCCTTCGGGGCCCTGCTGGTGGTGGGGCTGGCCCTCTGA
- a CDS encoding SDR family NAD(P)-dependent oxidoreductase — MARTILITGCSSGIGHHCAHALAAEGWRVFASARDPEDVERLRAEGLPDALPLDLDNAASIAAAVERVAEATGGTLDAVFHNAAFGQPGSVEDLTRERLRASFETNLFGTVELNNRILPLMRAQGHGRVIFDSSVLGLVALPFRGAYNASKFALEGLADTLRLELAGTGIHVSLIEPGPVRSRFRENALANFRNHIDRDKSPFRKTYAAVEARLEGSCEAPFTRGPEAVQKALRHALGSRRPRPRYAVTHATRILGLARRLLTTRALDRLLRRISRGENPPAGRD; from the coding sequence ATGGCTCGCACCATCCTCATCACCGGCTGCTCCTCCGGCATCGGCCACCACTGCGCCCACGCCCTGGCGGCGGAGGGCTGGCGCGTCTTCGCCTCCGCCCGCGACCCCGAGGACGTGGAGCGGCTGCGCGCCGAGGGGCTGCCCGACGCCCTGCCCCTGGATCTGGACAACGCCGCCAGCATCGCCGCCGCCGTGGAGCGGGTGGCCGAGGCCACCGGCGGCACTCTGGACGCCGTCTTCCACAACGCCGCCTTCGGCCAGCCGGGGTCGGTGGAGGACCTCACCCGGGAGCGGCTACGGGCGAGCTTCGAGACCAACCTCTTCGGCACCGTGGAGCTCAACAACCGGATCCTGCCGCTGATGCGGGCCCAGGGGCACGGCCGCGTCATCTTCGACAGCTCCGTCCTGGGGCTGGTAGCCCTGCCCTTCCGCGGCGCCTACAACGCCAGCAAGTTCGCCCTGGAGGGGCTGGCCGACACCCTGCGCCTGGAGCTGGCCGGCACCGGCATTCACGTCAGCCTCATCGAGCCGGGCCCGGTACGCAGCCGCTTCCGGGAGAATGCCCTGGCCAACTTCCGCAACCACATCGACCGGGACAAGAGCCCCTTCCGGAAGACCTACGCGGCGGTGGAGGCCCGCCTGGAGGGGAGCTGCGAGGCGCCCTTCACCCGGGGGCCGGAGGCGGTGCAGAAGGCCCTGCGCCACGCCCTGGGGAGCCGCCGCCCCCGCCCGCGTTACGCCGTGACCCACGCCACCCGGATCCTGGGGCTCGCCCGGCGGCTGCTCACCACCCGCGCCCTGGATCGGCTGCTGCGGCGGATCAGCCGGGGCGAGAATCCCCCGGCGGGTCGCGACTAG